A stretch of the Salvelinus fontinalis isolate EN_2023a unplaced genomic scaffold, ASM2944872v1 scaffold_1248, whole genome shotgun sequence genome encodes the following:
- the LOC129848872 gene encoding zinc finger protein 271-like, producing the protein MSEPGSGCGVPAQRSSQRGPELLSVKLGDCSQTVELNVIVKEEEEEREINEGEREEDKDSVDSGEIPNPDTVNKSSSTASRLPGHGSYSCPQCEKSFSSSTILKNHQRVHTGEKPFHCSACEKSFSEKVNLKRHERVHSGEKPYHCTQCGKSFNHSGSLKEHQRVHTGEKPYHCTLCRKYFSQPGSLKKHQRIHTGEKPYHCSQCGKNFRFAGDLKSHQRSHSGEKPYHCSQCGEGFTQLRRLKSHQRIHIGGKPVCAIKVIVKEEEVEREIKEEEKREVEEDNSGIVDPDTSPLPGCSLYPCHQCGKSFRSSSNLQNHQKVHTGEKPYHCSECGEGFTQLLRLKSHQRIHNGGKPVCALNVIVKEEGSEREIKEEEKREVEEEEDNSSVGDPDTSRLSGRGRYPCHQCGKSFRSSSNLKNHQRVHTGEKPYHCSQCGRGFSEKVNLKRHGKVHSGKKPYHCTQCEKSFNYSGSLKEHQRTHTGEKPYHCSLCDKSFSQPGNLKKHQRIHTGEKPYHCSLCGKSFSQPGNLKKHQRVHTGEKLYHCSHCGGGFTQLRSLKSHEKIHIGGEPACAFNVIVKEEEEEEEGEKKEVGGEENDVK; encoded by the exons ATGTCTGAACCAGGTTCTGGTTGTGGTGTTCCAGCCCAGAGAAGCTCACAGCGGGGTCCAGAGTTGCTGTCAGTGAAGCTGGGGGACTGCAGTCAAACAGTGGAACTCAATGTGAttgtcaaagaggaggaggaggagagagaaatcaATGAGGGGGAGCGAGAGGAGGACAAGGACTCTGTTGACTCAG GGGAGATCCCCAACCCAGACACCGTCAACAAGTCCAGTTCCACAGCATCAAGACTACCTGGGCATGGGAGTTACTCGTGTCCTCAATGTGAGAAGAGTTTCAGTTCCTCAACTATTCTAAAGAATCATCAAAGAGTTCACACTGGAGAAAAACCTTTTCACTGCTCTGCATGTGAGAAGAGTTTCAGTGAGAAAGTAAACCTTAAGAGACACGAGAGAGTACATagtggagagaagccttaccactgcacccaatgtgggaagagcttcaatcaTTCTGGAAGCCTTAAGGAACATCAAAGAGTACATACAGGGGAGAAACCTTACCACTGCACTCTTTGCAGGAAGTATTTCAGTCAGCCAGGAAGCCTTAAGAAACATCAGAGAATTCATACAGGGGAGAAACCTTACCACTGCTCACAGTGTGGAAAGAATTTTCGTTTCGCAGGAGACCTAAAGAGTCATCAGAGATCACACAGTGGAGAGAAGCCGTACCACTGTTCTCAGTGTGGGGAGGGATTCACTCAGCTCAGGCGTCTTAAAAGTCATCAGAGGATACACATTGGAGGGAAGCCTGTCTGTGCTATAAAGGTGATTGTCAAAGAGGAGGAGGTTGAGAGGGAAATCAAAGAGGAGGAAAAGCGAGAAGTTGAAGAGGACAATAGTGGTATAGTTGACCCAGATACATCACCATTACCTGGTTGTAGTCTTTACCCCTGCcatcaatgtggaaagagtttccgTTCCTCAAGTAATCTACAGAATCATCAAAaagtacacacaggagaaaagccttaccactgctctgaGTGTGGGGAGGGATTCACTCAGCTACTACGTCTTAAAAGCCATCAGAGAATACACAATGGAGGGAAGCCTGTCTGTGCTTTAAATGTGATTGTCAAAGAGGAGGGGAGTGAGAGGGAAATCAAAGAGGAGGAAAAGCGAGAagttgaggaagaggaggacaataGTAGTGTAGGTGACCCAGATACATCAAGACTATCTGGTCGTGGTCGTTACCCATGCCATCAATGTGGCAAGAGTTTCCGTTCCTCAAGTAATCTAAAGAATCATCAAAGagtacacactggagagaagccttatcacTGCTCACAATGTGGGAGGGGTTTCAGTGAGAAGGTAAACCTTAAGCGACATGGCAAAGTACATAGTGGaaagaagccttaccactgcaccCAATGTGAGAAGAGCTTTAATTATTCAGGAAGCCTTAaggaacaccagagaacacatacaggggagaagccttaccactgctctctTTGCGATAAGAGTTTCAGTCAGCCAGGAAACCTTAAGAAACATCAGAGAATACATACAGGGgaaaagccttaccactgctctctTTGCGGTAAGAGTTTCAGTCAGCCAGGAAACCTTAAGAAACACCAGAGAGTACATACAGGCGAGAAGCTTTACCACTGCTCTCATTGTGGGGGGGGTTTCACTCAGCTAAGAAGTCTTAAAAGTCATGAGAAAATACATATTGGAGGGGAGCCTGCCTGTGCTTTCAATGTGATTgtcaaggaagaggaggaggaggaggagggagaaaagaaagaagttgggggagaggagaatgACGTGAAATAA